The Candidatus Koribacter versatilis Ellin345 genome has a segment encoding these proteins:
- a CDS encoding UDP-N-acetylmuramoyl-L-alanyl-D-glutamate--2,6-diaminopimelate ligase — protein sequence MDFFQLIDGAEILSCSGNAGIHGVEYDSRRVKPGFCFLAMRGDSTDGNRYIDKAIELGAVAIVTDSATEIPRPGVAWAICAHGRRALSRLSANFYKHPAEKLAITGVTGTNGKTTTTYILDSLLRHAGRKTAMIGTVEYHIADRVIPAPHTTPEPLELNQIFREALNEGATEAVMEVSSHALAQERVFGIPYDVAVFTNLTRDHLDFHGTMESYFQSKATLFKGCGTEPPRVGIINRDDEWAEKFMKVANKHCDKVYTYGFAAGDFHAENAEMTSTGTRFDLVTPEGRVPIFSPLIGKVNVLNLLAAAAAAMERGIHLDSLAESITHIVRPPGRFERVSAGQPFTVIVDYAHTDDALRNVTKLARDFVQQAGGGRVITLFGCGGDRDKTKRPLMGKAAGEGSDLVVLTSDNPRSEDPQAIINDVLPGLAQTPIKFIVEPDRRKAIGIAVANARLGDVVILAGKGHEKTQTTREGVFPFDDAQVALETLHAAGYTAETEGSHHLHGSHIG from the coding sequence ATGGACTTCTTCCAACTCATCGACGGCGCTGAAATTCTGTCCTGCTCGGGCAATGCCGGAATCCATGGAGTGGAGTACGACTCGCGGCGAGTGAAGCCAGGCTTTTGTTTCCTCGCCATGCGCGGTGATTCCACCGACGGCAATCGCTACATTGATAAGGCCATCGAACTCGGCGCCGTCGCCATCGTCACCGACTCCGCCACCGAGATTCCGCGTCCCGGCGTGGCTTGGGCCATCTGCGCACACGGACGCCGCGCCCTTTCGCGCCTGAGCGCGAATTTCTACAAGCATCCGGCGGAAAAGCTGGCCATCACCGGCGTCACCGGCACCAATGGCAAGACGACCACGACCTACATCCTGGACTCGCTGCTCCGCCACGCCGGACGCAAGACTGCCATGATCGGCACCGTGGAATATCACATTGCGGACCGCGTCATCCCCGCGCCGCACACAACGCCCGAACCGCTGGAACTGAACCAGATCTTTCGCGAGGCGTTGAATGAAGGCGCCACCGAAGCCGTGATGGAAGTCTCGTCCCACGCTCTGGCGCAGGAGCGTGTCTTCGGCATTCCCTACGACGTCGCGGTGTTCACCAACCTCACCCGCGACCACCTCGACTTCCACGGCACCATGGAGAGCTACTTCCAGTCGAAGGCAACGCTGTTCAAAGGCTGCGGCACCGAGCCACCGCGCGTCGGCATCATTAATCGTGACGACGAGTGGGCCGAGAAGTTCATGAAAGTCGCGAACAAGCACTGCGACAAGGTCTACACCTACGGCTTTGCAGCGGGCGACTTCCACGCCGAAAACGCCGAGATGACGTCAACCGGCACTCGCTTTGACCTGGTGACGCCCGAAGGCAGGGTCCCGATATTCAGCCCGCTCATCGGCAAGGTGAACGTGCTGAACCTGCTCGCCGCAGCGGCCGCTGCAATGGAACGCGGCATTCATCTGGACAGCCTTGCCGAGTCGATCACGCACATCGTGCGGCCGCCGGGCCGCTTTGAGCGCGTGAGCGCGGGCCAGCCGTTCACCGTGATCGTGGACTACGCCCACACCGACGACGCCCTACGCAACGTCACCAAACTTGCGCGCGACTTCGTGCAGCAGGCCGGCGGCGGCCGCGTGATCACGCTCTTCGGGTGCGGTGGCGACCGAGACAAGACCAAGCGCCCGCTGATGGGGAAAGCCGCGGGCGAAGGCAGCGACCTCGTGGTGCTCACCTCCGACAACCCGCGCAGCGAAGATCCGCAGGCTATCATTAACGACGTCCTGCCCGGCCTCGCGCAGACACCGATCAAGTTCATCGTCGAGCCTGACCGCCGCAAGGCCATCGGCATTGCCGTCGCCAACGCGCGTCTCGGCGACGTCGTCATCCTTGCCGGAAAAGGCCACGAAAAAACGCAGACCACGCGCGAAGGCGTCTTCCCCTTCGACGATGCTCAGGTCGCGCTCGAGACCCTACACGCAGCCGGTTACACCGCAGAAACCGAAGGCTCCCATCATTTGCACGGGAGCCATATCGGATGA
- a CDS encoding penicillin-binding protein: MRLVQLQVFKYGEYVQKAARQQQRTINVDPPRGVVYDRNGRELAMSVQVDSIFAVPSEIPDQPSTAHLLAKVLDLDSDDVLNHLKASRSFAWIARKVDQDKSDRIRALNLRGVYFQKEAKRYYPKRELAAQVLGYVGLDDNGLAGTELQFDDDLKGIPGRMMITMDARRKWFGRVEKQPEPGANVVLTIDQNIQYIAEKELDQAMQDTHAVAGTVVVQNPRTGEILALANRPTFNPNVTKEITPADLKNHAVSDVYEPGSVFKTVTYSSAIEEHLTNPDEVISCDPGFIVVGGIRIHDSHHVGVVPVSKAYAESSDVGAVKMGLRLGPDKFYKHIKEYGFGQQTGIELPGETRGLIKPPARWSGSSIGSMSIGQEVGVTPLQVISMVSSIANDGIYTPPRIVADVTPPTSGYRQIVFHPKEQRRVISSMTAAQMRSMMQSVVLEGTARRAILNGYTAAGKTGTAQKVDPKTHLYSKTDYVGSFVGFAPVNSPALTIAVILDSARGLHQGGQVSAPVFNRIMQQSLEYLNVPHDTEIKGDPKRQLLLAKVKDSDLEEGGALDREGPGMDFSEADASNASKPDTKTVVAKEAKPSAANMGATIMPTALAAAPVTSGGMLPAPVSNATPQPAQENAPGGPMTVDVEGVVVPSLLGKSVRGVIEAAQQQGFEVSVIGSGVARGQTPAPGTRLAPGERVTVRFSR; encoded by the coding sequence ATGCGGCTCGTCCAGCTCCAGGTCTTCAAGTACGGCGAGTACGTACAGAAGGCCGCTCGTCAGCAGCAACGCACCATCAACGTTGATCCGCCGCGTGGCGTGGTCTACGACCGCAACGGCCGTGAACTCGCAATGTCGGTCCAAGTGGATTCGATCTTCGCTGTGCCCAGCGAAATTCCCGACCAGCCTTCCACCGCCCATCTCCTGGCCAAGGTCCTCGATCTCGATAGCGACGACGTTCTCAATCACTTGAAGGCTTCGCGCTCATTCGCATGGATCGCCCGCAAAGTTGATCAGGACAAGAGCGATCGCATTCGTGCGCTGAATCTGCGCGGCGTGTACTTCCAGAAGGAAGCCAAGCGCTATTACCCGAAACGTGAACTCGCGGCGCAGGTGCTCGGGTATGTCGGTCTCGACGACAACGGCCTCGCCGGCACCGAGCTTCAGTTCGACGACGATCTAAAAGGCATCCCGGGCCGCATGATGATCACCATGGACGCCCGCCGCAAGTGGTTCGGCCGCGTCGAGAAGCAGCCTGAGCCGGGCGCCAACGTTGTCCTGACGATTGATCAGAACATCCAGTACATCGCCGAGAAAGAACTCGACCAGGCGATGCAGGACACGCACGCCGTCGCCGGAACAGTGGTGGTGCAGAACCCGCGCACCGGTGAGATCCTCGCGCTGGCGAACCGTCCCACGTTCAATCCCAACGTTACCAAGGAAATCACGCCCGCCGACCTCAAGAACCACGCCGTGAGCGACGTTTACGAGCCGGGCTCGGTATTCAAGACGGTCACGTATTCATCCGCGATCGAAGAGCACTTAACGAATCCCGACGAAGTCATTAGCTGCGATCCGGGCTTCATCGTCGTCGGTGGCATCCGCATTCACGACTCGCACCATGTTGGCGTAGTGCCGGTTTCCAAGGCCTATGCGGAATCGAGCGACGTGGGTGCCGTGAAGATGGGCCTGCGCCTCGGTCCCGACAAGTTTTACAAGCACATCAAGGAATACGGCTTCGGCCAACAGACAGGCATCGAGCTTCCCGGCGAAACCCGTGGCCTGATCAAGCCTCCGGCGCGCTGGTCCGGCTCTTCGATCGGCTCCATGTCCATCGGCCAGGAAGTCGGCGTCACGCCGTTACAAGTTATCTCGATGGTCTCGTCCATCGCCAACGACGGCATCTATACGCCGCCGCGCATTGTGGCCGATGTCACGCCGCCCACGTCCGGATATCGCCAGATCGTCTTCCATCCGAAAGAACAGCGCCGCGTTATCTCGTCGATGACCGCCGCGCAAATGCGCTCCATGATGCAATCGGTGGTACTGGAAGGCACCGCGCGCCGTGCCATCCTCAACGGCTACACGGCGGCGGGTAAGACCGGTACCGCGCAGAAGGTGGACCCGAAGACACATCTCTACTCGAAGACCGATTATGTCGGCAGCTTCGTCGGCTTCGCGCCGGTGAACAGTCCCGCGCTGACGATCGCCGTGATCCTCGACTCCGCAAGAGGTCTCCACCAGGGCGGCCAGGTTTCCGCGCCGGTCTTCAACCGCATCATGCAGCAGTCTCTTGAGTACCTCAACGTACCGCACGATACCGAAATCAAAGGCGATCCCAAGCGTCAGTTGCTGCTCGCAAAGGTGAAGGACTCCGACCTTGAAGAAGGCGGCGCGCTCGACCGCGAAGGTCCGGGCATGGACTTCAGCGAAGCCGATGCTTCCAACGCGAGCAAGCCCGATACCAAGACGGTCGTGGCGAAGGAAGCAAAGCCTTCCGCTGCAAACATGGGCGCAACGATCATGCCAACCGCGCTGGCGGCGGCTCCTGTAACTTCAGGCGGTATGCTCCCTGCGCCAGTTTCGAACGCAACCCCGCAACCCGCGCAGGAGAACGCTCCCGGCGGTCCCATGACCGTCGATGTCGAAGGCGTGGTGGTCCCGTCGTTGCTCGGCAAGTCCGTGCGCGGCGTAATCGAAGCCGCGCAGCAGCAAGGCTTTGAAGTCAGCGTGATCGGCTCCGGCGTCGCCCGCGGACAAACGCCCGCGCCGGGTACGCGCCTCGCTCCCGGTGAGCGAGTTACGGTGCGATTTTCTAGGTAA
- the rsmH gene encoding 16S rRNA (cytosine(1402)-N(4))-methyltransferase RsmH, translated as MDSEDNSAPRGERGIEQFSHVSVLSQEAIDFLAIRRGGTYLDATLGLGGHSYEIAKRLGAQGHLIALDKDTNALEMARRRLEQVPDDLKEDWPQITLLHASFAEMKQHIASKSLDGVLADLGISSMQLQDAGRGFSFQAEGPLDMRMNPHGDLTAEQVVNHTSERELADVIYEFGEERRSRRIARAICRARPIRTTAHLAQVISVAARPMNQAERRIHPATKTFQALRIFVNHELDDLKELLASVPSRLVPRGRLVVISFHSLEDRIVKDSLRDGASAGKYELLTKKPVTATEEEIDRNPRSRSAKLRAAARK; from the coding sequence GTGGATTCGGAAGACAACAGCGCCCCGAGGGGCGAACGTGGCATCGAGCAGTTCAGTCACGTTTCGGTTCTTTCACAAGAAGCGATCGATTTTCTAGCCATACGGCGCGGTGGAACTTATCTGGACGCGACCTTGGGCTTAGGCGGGCACAGTTACGAAATCGCAAAACGCCTCGGCGCACAGGGTCATTTGATTGCCCTCGATAAGGACACCAATGCGCTCGAAATGGCGCGCCGGCGCCTCGAGCAGGTCCCAGACGACCTGAAAGAGGACTGGCCCCAGATCACCTTGCTGCACGCGAGCTTCGCGGAGATGAAGCAACACATCGCCTCCAAGTCGCTCGATGGTGTGCTCGCCGACCTGGGGATCAGCTCCATGCAACTGCAGGATGCCGGACGCGGATTCAGTTTTCAGGCTGAAGGCCCCTTGGATATGCGGATGAACCCGCACGGGGACCTCACAGCCGAACAAGTGGTAAACCACACCAGCGAGCGTGAGCTTGCTGATGTGATTTACGAATTCGGTGAGGAAAGGAGGTCGCGGAGAATCGCCAGAGCCATTTGTCGGGCGCGGCCGATACGAACAACCGCTCATCTAGCACAAGTTATATCGGTCGCGGCCCGGCCAATGAACCAAGCCGAACGGCGCATTCATCCAGCGACTAAGACCTTTCAGGCTCTCCGAATCTTCGTAAACCATGAACTCGATGACTTAAAGGAACTGTTGGCTTCAGTTCCTTCCAGGCTTGTACCCCGAGGCAGGCTGGTCGTCATCAGCTTCCATTCGTTGGAAGACCGGATTGTGAAGGACTCGCTGCGAGACGGCGCGAGCGCAGGCAAGTACGAACTGCTCACAAAGAAACCGGTAACCGCGACGGAAGAAGAAATCGATCGCAATCCACGAAGCCGCAGCGCGAAGTTACGTGCGGCAGCGCGGAAATAG
- the murF gene encoding UDP-N-acetylmuramoyl-tripeptide--D-alanyl-D-alanine ligase, producing the protein MKLALWRIAEFIHGTGDYRAGAEALGYSIDSRTIKPGELFFAVKGERLDGHDYVQAALDRGAVAAVVSREFPARFNGTRNLLVADDPLLALHRLAEMVRSLWHHPVVGVTGSAGKTTTKECIAHVLASKLKVLKSEGNLNNHFGLPLQLLKVEPEHEIAVIEMGMSHAGEIAALAKLAQPNTGVVTNVAPVHLENFDSIAGIARAKYELIAALPRGGCAVLNADDEFVSQFGRDFHGTVLMFGVKRAADFRAENVEMLGAAGSKFDLRFREKGYPAEMPLIGEHNVYNALAAVAVGVHHGIAIESAIASLKTLKPADKRGEVVEIAGATVVNDCYNSNPKALNAMVDALAKMPAQRRIVIAGEMLELGPEGEHLHRDSGKHMKGIVDHLVGVRGLAQAMVEGAKSAGVEAEFVATPEEAGDWLAANIRPGDAVLLKASRGVKLERALERWKEKQGVRN; encoded by the coding sequence ATGAAGTTGGCGCTGTGGCGGATAGCGGAATTCATCCATGGCACAGGCGATTACCGTGCCGGTGCCGAGGCCCTCGGCTACAGCATCGATTCCCGCACCATTAAGCCCGGAGAGCTGTTTTTCGCCGTAAAAGGCGAGCGCCTCGACGGCCATGATTACGTACAAGCCGCGCTGGATCGTGGCGCGGTCGCCGCCGTGGTTTCCCGCGAGTTTCCCGCACGTTTTAACGGCACACGCAACCTTTTGGTTGCAGATGACCCGCTCTTGGCGCTGCATCGCCTGGCGGAGATGGTCCGCTCTCTCTGGCATCATCCCGTTGTCGGCGTGACCGGCTCAGCCGGGAAGACCACGACCAAAGAGTGCATCGCGCACGTGCTGGCTTCGAAGCTCAAAGTCCTGAAATCCGAAGGCAATCTCAACAACCACTTCGGCCTGCCGCTTCAGCTTCTGAAGGTTGAGCCTGAACACGAGATCGCCGTGATCGAGATGGGCATGTCGCACGCCGGCGAAATCGCCGCGCTCGCCAAGCTGGCCCAACCGAACACCGGTGTGGTGACGAACGTCGCCCCGGTGCACCTCGAGAATTTCGACTCCATCGCCGGCATCGCCCGCGCCAAGTACGAGCTGATTGCAGCTCTCCCGCGCGGCGGCTGCGCCGTCCTCAACGCCGACGATGAATTTGTCTCGCAGTTCGGCCGCGACTTCCACGGCACCGTCCTGATGTTCGGCGTTAAGCGCGCGGCGGATTTCCGTGCCGAAAACGTAGAAATGCTCGGCGCTGCCGGATCGAAATTCGACCTTCGCTTCCGTGAGAAGGGCTACCCGGCGGAGATGCCGCTTATCGGCGAGCACAACGTTTACAACGCGCTGGCGGCGGTCGCCGTCGGTGTGCACCACGGCATTGCGATCGAATCCGCGATTGCGTCTCTGAAGACGCTCAAGCCCGCCGACAAACGCGGCGAGGTGGTGGAAATCGCCGGGGCAACCGTGGTCAATGATTGCTACAATTCAAATCCGAAAGCCCTGAATGCCATGGTGGATGCGCTGGCGAAAATGCCTGCGCAGCGTCGCATTGTGATCGCCGGAGAGATGCTGGAACTCGGCCCCGAAGGCGAGCACCTGCACCGCGATTCTGGCAAGCACATGAAGGGCATTGTGGACCATCTCGTCGGCGTCCGCGGCTTGGCGCAGGCGATGGTGGAAGGCGCGAAATCCGCGGGTGTCGAGGCTGAATTTGTCGCCACGCCCGAAGAAGCCGGTGACTGGCTGGCAGCAAACATCCGTCCTGGCGACGCAGTTTTGTTAAAAGCCTCGCGCGGTGTGAAGTTGGAGCGAGCTCTGGAGAGGTGGAAAGAAAAACAGGGCGTTAGGAATTAG
- a CDS encoding cell division protein FtsL — protein MSAAAPAQATLWTSPQSTAPRVVVRPGTPEIFFSKAIDNSRLVKVADPVRRREMAIFGVTLVALFALVMMYGWQHFSSIEYGYKIEQLKGNCDQVVEANRTLKLEQASLRDPERIDEMARQMGMVPPQAGQVQRLDSDGLAPAGSEVMARMTTVSVISAP, from the coding sequence ATGTCAGCAGCGGCCCCAGCACAGGCGACCCTTTGGACGTCGCCCCAGTCGACCGCACCCCGCGTGGTGGTGCGTCCTGGTACACCCGAGATCTTCTTCTCCAAGGCGATCGATAACTCGCGCCTGGTGAAGGTGGCGGACCCCGTCCGTCGGCGCGAGATGGCGATCTTCGGCGTGACGCTGGTGGCGCTGTTCGCATTAGTCATGATGTACGGCTGGCAGCACTTCAGCTCGATCGAGTACGGCTACAAGATCGAACAGTTGAAGGGCAACTGCGACCAGGTGGTCGAAGCCAACCGCACGCTCAAGTTAGAACAGGCCTCGCTGCGCGATCCCGAACGGATTGACGAAATGGCACGCCAGATGGGCATGGTGCCGCCGCAGGCCGGACAAGTTCAGAGGCTGGATTCCGACGGCCTGGCTCCGGCTGGGTCCGAGGTGATGGCACGGATGACCACCGTGTCGGTGATCTCCGCGCCGTAG
- a CDS encoding division/cell wall cluster transcriptional repressor MraZ: protein MFRGNHPTRIDDKGRLKVPADFKREIEDKFQNQTFYVTSFNGKEARLYPMEEWERFEAKLAALPSLNPTRQKLLNVSNYYGQVVEMDGQGRVTIPGLLREAAEIKGEVAVMGFLQYLVVRNAEHLKNEIESAPFTAEDEKTLSDLGI from the coding sequence ATGTTTCGTGGCAATCACCCAACGCGGATCGATGACAAGGGCCGACTTAAGGTCCCTGCCGACTTTAAGCGTGAGATCGAGGACAAGTTCCAGAACCAGACGTTCTACGTCACCTCGTTCAATGGGAAAGAAGCCAGGCTCTACCCGATGGAAGAGTGGGAACGGTTCGAAGCGAAGCTGGCGGCATTGCCGAGCTTGAATCCGACGAGACAGAAGTTGCTCAACGTCAGCAACTATTACGGCCAGGTGGTTGAGATGGATGGCCAGGGCCGGGTAACCATCCCGGGGTTGTTGCGGGAAGCAGCGGAGATCAAGGGTGAAGTCGCCGTAATGGGGTTCTTGCAGTACCTCGTGGTTCGGAACGCGGAGCACCTCAAGAACGAAATTGAGTCCGCTCCGTTCACGGCAGAGGATGAGAAGACTCTTAGCGACTTGGGTATTTAG